One segment of Methylocella silvestris BL2 DNA contains the following:
- a CDS encoding enoyl-CoA hydratase/isomerase family protein, translating into MVEDVIIETRGACGLITLNRPAALNSLNIGMAQAIAAALDRWRTDAAVGCVAIRGAGGRAFCAGADIRALYELGKSGRGDEQLAFFRQEYRLDQSIARYPKPVVALIDGIVMGGGVGLSVHAAHCVAGDNVTFAMPEVGIGFFPDVGATYFLPRLPGAIGAFLALTGARIGSGDVLALKLASAYVPTARHDALAERLAKGEEPAAAIAAEAADPPESAFIKERGWIDRCFKARTAAAIAQRLGNEQSGFAASCLAALASKSPTSLAIALRQVEIGAGLDLEEALRVEFRIAARILAGHDYYEGVRATIIDKDQRPKWSPADLAAVDPADVEAYFAPLADELEFSAPAHAG; encoded by the coding sequence ATGGTCGAAGACGTCATCATTGAAACCCGCGGGGCCTGCGGACTGATCACCCTCAATCGGCCGGCCGCGCTGAATTCATTGAATATCGGCATGGCCCAGGCGATTGCCGCCGCGCTCGATCGCTGGCGGACAGACGCGGCGGTCGGATGCGTCGCGATCAGGGGAGCGGGCGGGCGCGCCTTTTGCGCCGGGGCCGATATTCGCGCCCTTTATGAACTCGGCAAGAGCGGGCGAGGCGACGAACAGCTCGCTTTCTTCCGTCAGGAATACCGTCTCGATCAAAGCATCGCGCGCTATCCCAAGCCCGTCGTCGCACTGATCGACGGCATTGTCATGGGCGGAGGGGTCGGGCTCTCCGTGCACGCCGCTCATTGCGTCGCCGGCGACAATGTCACTTTCGCCATGCCCGAAGTCGGCATCGGGTTTTTCCCGGACGTCGGCGCGACCTATTTTCTTCCGCGCCTGCCGGGCGCCATCGGCGCCTTTCTCGCCCTGACCGGCGCGCGGATCGGCTCCGGCGACGTGCTGGCGCTAAAACTCGCCTCGGCCTATGTCCCCACAGCCCGCCACGATGCGCTGGCGGAGCGGCTCGCGAAGGGGGAAGAGCCAGCGGCTGCGATCGCGGCGGAAGCGGCAGATCCGCCGGAGTCCGCCTTCATCAAAGAGCGCGGCTGGATCGATCGCTGCTTCAAGGCGAGGACGGCCGCGGCGATCGCGCAGCGGCTTGGCAACGAACAATCGGGTTTTGCCGCCTCATGCCTCGCCGCGCTCGCCTCGAAGTCGCCGACGAGCCTCGCCATCGCCTTGCGTCAGGTTGAGATCGGCGCCGGTCTCGATCTCGAAGAGGCGCTGCGCGTCGAATTCCGCATCGCCGCGCGCATTCTTGCCGGCCATGATTATTATGAGGGCGTGCGGGCGACGATCATCGACAAGGATCAGCGGCCGAAATGGTCGCCCGCCGACCTTGCAGCAGTCGACCCGGCAGATGTTGAGGCCTATTTCGCCCCGCTCGCCGATGAGCTCGAATTCTCCGCGCCGGCGCACGCCGGATGA
- a CDS encoding DUF6163 family protein encodes MKNFGGSEREAARDGSAAIRIGDAGAQEEKSIWGLILVVFMRVLAALWVFQGLSQWGAILTPREPLFDQVNGLFGAAVIFFAILDLVAAVGLWLATPWGGVLWLFSAIAQIFAALMIPGFFATAWIGVNMILIIAYFALTWRAGRAREDASRRR; translated from the coding sequence ATGAAGAATTTTGGCGGCTCCGAACGAGAGGCGGCCCGAGATGGATCGGCGGCGATCCGGATCGGCGATGCCGGCGCACAGGAAGAAAAATCGATCTGGGGACTGATCCTCGTTGTCTTCATGCGCGTGCTGGCGGCGCTGTGGGTGTTTCAGGGCTTAAGCCAATGGGGCGCCATCTTGACGCCGCGCGAACCTTTGTTCGATCAGGTCAACGGCCTCTTCGGGGCGGCGGTTATCTTTTTCGCCATCCTCGATCTTGTGGCGGCTGTTGGGCTGTGGTTGGCGACGCCCTGGGGCGGCGTGCTGTGGCTGTTCAGCGCGATCGCCCAGATCTTCGCGGCGCTGATGATTCCCGGCTTCTTCGCCACCGCCTGGATCGGCGTCAATATGATATTGATCATCGCTTATTTCGCGCTGACCTGGCGGGCCGGGCGAGCGCGCGAGGACGCCAGCCGCCGCCGATGA
- the rpsF gene encoding 30S ribosomal protein S6 produces MALYEHIYLARQDVSAQQVETLTEQFRGIIESLGGKIEKVEYWGVKTLAYRIKKNRKAHFTLLNIDAPAAAITEMERQSSLNEDVLRLLTIRVEALEAGQSAMMRKRDDDDRGDRPDRGDRGRGPRPDRPPRRPRDDAAASDEGGF; encoded by the coding sequence ATGGCTCTCTACGAGCATATTTATCTCGCGCGTCAGGATGTTTCCGCCCAGCAGGTGGAAACGCTGACCGAGCAGTTCCGGGGGATCATCGAATCTCTCGGCGGCAAGATCGAGAAGGTCGAATATTGGGGCGTCAAAACCCTGGCCTATCGCATCAAGAAGAACCGCAAGGCGCATTTCACCCTTTTGAACATTGACGCGCCGGCCGCCGCCATCACCGAGATGGAGCGTCAGAGCAGCCTCAATGAAGACGTGCTTCGTCTCCTGACGATCCGCGTCGAAGCGCTCGAAGCCGGCCAGTCGGCGATGATGCGCAAGCGCGACGACGACGATCGCGGCGACCGGCCGGATCGCGGCGACCGCGGCCGCGGGCCGCGCCCCGACCGTCCGCCGCGCCGCCCGCGCGATGACGCCGCCGCCAGCGACGAGGGAGGCTTCTGA
- a CDS encoding prepilin peptidase, with product MSWRETAVLYRGGDAREGRMIGIAALAGLGAAAVAASLSFAPGVSGWFGAALALLTLAIAIIDARSFLIPNELSLAVFALALASAAVGAPEGAVTGVAFAILRACVLGLAFFALREVYYRWRGREGIGFGDVKLAAAGGAWLDWPMMPVAVEIAALTAIAAYALVQSAGRRRIDPSGRLPFGLFLAPAIWLGWLIQTGNFGF from the coding sequence ATGAGTTGGCGTGAGACGGCCGTCCTTTACCGCGGCGGCGACGCGCGTGAGGGCCGCATGATCGGAATCGCCGCGCTGGCCGGCCTTGGCGCCGCCGCCGTTGCGGCGAGCCTTTCCTTCGCTCCGGGCGTCTCCGGCTGGTTCGGCGCGGCTCTGGCGCTTTTAACGCTCGCCATCGCAATTATCGATGCGCGTTCCTTTCTGATCCCGAACGAATTGAGCCTCGCCGTTTTCGCATTGGCGCTCGCCTCTGCGGCGGTTGGCGCGCCGGAGGGCGCAGTGACGGGCGTAGCATTCGCCATCCTGCGCGCCTGCGTCCTCGGCCTCGCCTTTTTCGCCCTGCGGGAAGTTTATTATCGCTGGCGCGGCCGCGAGGGCATCGGATTTGGCGACGTCAAGCTCGCCGCGGCCGGCGGCGCGTGGCTCGACTGGCCGATGATGCCGGTCGCCGTCGAGATCGCCGCGCTCACGGCGATCGCCGCCTACGCGCTCGTCCAGTCGGCCGGTCGCCGCCGCATCGACCCCTCCGGGCGTTTGCCGTTCGGCCTCTTTCTCGCGCCGGCCATCTGGCTCGGCTGGCTCATTCAGACCGGAAATTTTGGATTTTGA
- a CDS encoding carbohydrate porin: protein MTIGSTGLAYAADAAAKPPEPPPPGICDAQPSITTSIAIPVAGDIKKYLCDHGINFQVNYIGEVFGNPTGGIKQGARYEQRVELGLDADLDKLAGLKGLTFHVNGYSIAGQSVTTYNLLNYSAISNIAAHPALLLFELWAEQKLFDDKVAIRIGQLAADSEFFISEFGGLYTNSTFGWPNPMAVNLPSGGPAYPFATPAVRIKYNPIDSVTLMGAVFNGDPTGAGFTGEVYQNDPSGTDFRLKDSPFVIGEGAYAYNQEKEGTGLAGTLKLGGWYHFGNFDSQHFDTNNVSLASPDSNGIAKQIRGDWGLYGILDQMVWRLPGDDPKKGVGVFARVTGAPNFQNTMNFYVDGGVNFMGLWSARPDDSFGLAVAYSEISPSARAFDQETAVFSGTYMPSRNYEVALELTYSAQIIPGFTIQPDFQYIFHPGANAANPLDPNNAPIPDAAVFGVRSVIRF from the coding sequence TTGACCATCGGATCGACGGGCCTCGCTTATGCCGCGGACGCAGCGGCTAAGCCGCCGGAGCCGCCGCCGCCCGGCATATGCGATGCGCAGCCGTCGATCACGACCAGCATCGCCATTCCGGTTGCAGGCGACATCAAGAAATATCTCTGCGACCACGGGATCAACTTCCAGGTCAATTACATCGGCGAAGTGTTCGGCAATCCGACCGGCGGCATCAAGCAGGGCGCCCGCTATGAGCAGCGCGTCGAACTCGGGCTTGACGCCGATCTCGACAAGCTGGCCGGATTGAAGGGGCTGACCTTCCATGTCAACGGCTATTCGATCGCGGGACAGAGCGTCACGACCTATAATCTTCTGAACTATTCGGCGATCAGCAATATCGCGGCGCATCCCGCCCTGTTGTTGTTCGAGCTCTGGGCCGAGCAGAAACTGTTTGACGACAAGGTCGCGATCCGCATCGGCCAGCTTGCGGCGGACAGCGAATTCTTCATCAGCGAATTCGGCGGCCTCTACACCAACTCCACCTTCGGCTGGCCAAATCCGATGGCCGTCAACCTGCCGAGCGGCGGCCCGGCCTATCCCTTCGCCACGCCGGCGGTGCGCATCAAATATAATCCGATCGATTCGGTCACGTTGATGGGCGCTGTGTTCAACGGCGATCCGACCGGCGCGGGATTTACCGGCGAAGTATATCAGAACGATCCCTCCGGAACGGATTTCCGGCTGAAGGATTCGCCGTTCGTTATTGGCGAGGGGGCCTATGCCTACAATCAGGAGAAGGAGGGGACTGGCCTCGCCGGCACGCTGAAACTCGGCGGCTGGTATCATTTCGGCAATTTCGACAGCCAGCACTTCGACACCAATAATGTGTCGCTCGCCTCTCCGGACAGCAACGGAATAGCAAAGCAGATCCGCGGCGACTGGGGCCTTTACGGCATCCTCGACCAGATGGTGTGGCGCCTTCCCGGCGACGATCCGAAGAAGGGCGTCGGCGTCTTTGCGCGCGTGACAGGCGCCCCGAATTTTCAGAACACCATGAACTTCTATGTCGATGGCGGCGTGAACTTCATGGGTCTGTGGTCCGCCCGTCCGGATGATTCGTTCGGCCTCGCCGTCGCCTATTCGGAGATTTCGCCGTCGGCGCGCGCATTCGACCAGGAGACCGCGGTCTTTTCAGGAACCTATATGCCGTCCCGCAACTATGAAGTTGCGCTCGAACTTACCTATTCGGCGCAGATCATCCCAGGCTTCACGATCCAGCCGGATTTCCAATACATCTTCCATCCTGGCGCCAACGCGGCGAACCCGCTCGATCCCAACAACGCCCCGATTCCGGACGCCGCGGTGTTTGGCGTGCGTTCGGTCATCAGGTTCTGA
- the rpsR gene encoding 30S ribosomal protein S18, which translates to MTTTAAPRRPFFRRRKTCPFSGPNAPKIDYKDTRLLSRYISERGKIVPSRITAVSAKKQRELAQAIKRARFLGLLPYVIR; encoded by the coding sequence ATGACCACGACCGCAGCGCCCCGCCGTCCGTTCTTCCGCCGCCGCAAGACCTGCCCCTTCTCGGGACCGAACGCGCCGAAGATCGACTATAAGGACACCCGCCTCCTGTCGCGCTATATTTCCGAACGCGGCAAGATCGTGCCCTCGCGCATCACGGCCGTGTCGGCCAAGAAGCAGCGCGAACTCGCCCAGGCGATCAAGCGCGCCCGCTTCCTCGGCCTCCTGCCCTATGTGATCCGGTAG
- the rplI gene encoding 50S ribosomal protein L9, protein MEVILMERVAKLGQMGDTVRVKDGYARNFLLPGGKALRATAANKARFDTQRAQLEARNLELKSEASAVAEKLDGQAFVIIRQAGETGHLYGSVSPRDIAEVVTAGGFSANRNQIVLASPIKSIGLHEVPVHLHPEVVATITVNVARSPAEAERQAAGEEVNVVEEATMDDLGLEVGAALADAGGSLGDR, encoded by the coding sequence ATGGAAGTTATTTTGATGGAGCGCGTCGCCAAGCTCGGCCAGATGGGCGACACGGTGCGCGTCAAGGACGGCTACGCCCGCAATTTCCTGCTGCCCGGCGGCAAGGCGCTGCGCGCGACCGCGGCCAACAAGGCGCGCTTCGACACCCAGCGCGCCCAGCTCGAAGCGCGCAATCTGGAGCTCAAGAGCGAAGCCTCGGCGGTCGCTGAGAAGCTCGACGGCCAGGCCTTCGTCATCATCCGGCAGGCCGGCGAGACGGGCCATCTTTATGGCTCTGTGTCGCCGCGCGATATCGCCGAAGTCGTGACCGCGGGCGGATTCTCGGCCAATCGCAACCAGATCGTTCTCGCCTCGCCGATCAAGTCGATCGGTTTGCATGAGGTGCCGGTTCATCTTCACCCTGAGGTGGTCGCGACGATCACGGTCAATGTCGCCCGCTCGCCGGCCGAAGCCGAGCGTCAGGCCGCCGGCGAGGAAGTCAATGTGGTCGAAGAAGCCACTATGGACGATCTCGGCCTCGAGGTCGGCGCGGCTCTCGCCGACGCCGGCGGCAGCCTCGGCGACCGTTGA
- the gspD gene encoding type II secretion system secretin GspD translates to MLRLQGRAKVYLSSRAISAGLIVCIIVLVAACAQTPLIGGGNEAPDAVDRVRGLDLQPRFPKSSDTVNTGVGGNDRPQLYYGSAADGAAPPPGGSDSAGAGSGAGGGGVDLNFENAPITAVAKVILGDVLGVGYAVDPRVQGTITLSSGRPVPKSRLLSVLESALRTSNAVLVNDAGGYRIIPVDDAVGNGSVDRGGSRLEPGYGMTVVPVQHVSVQTINKLLEGFATRPGAIRVDSGTNMVIIVGTGVERRTAVDTVLSFDQDWMRGQSVGIFPVKNTTPEPIVVELEKILDSGEAGLSQNMVKLQAMNRSNAVLVVARKPELLRAAATWIARLDGSATASTGVKVYRVRYGDAKLIARLLSDLFTGGGGSSDSAANSLAPGSGSSVSTTDRLTGGTASLAASAGGGGSAGSSLGAGSGSSSSSSSLGAGAGSSSGAGSQSPFGTLGTAAGAAGGADSSAGGGAGSSSGGLGGGGGGKGPVLLPGVRIMADAANNSVVIYANQESYRIIEKALEQLDRPKLQVAIDLTIAEVTLNDTLNYGVQFFLGSSNLGLGANNGFVTNTAAGVPLAQTGGVASAAGTLPGFNLTIGNALSPRAIINALHQYTDVKVLSNPSLVVVDNQVATLQVGDEIPIQTGSATVLSANNAVVNTIDYKNTGIILRVQPRVNFNGNVSLDVEQEISNQAGTSALGPTFSQRKVKSSILVASGQTVLLAGLISDGVNGTKAGIPVADQIPVLGNLFNNSSNRLVSRTELIIFIRPQIIRDGVDASFVAEELRSKLRGNKVGDIYPTGAVTPIPLRALQQ, encoded by the coding sequence TTGTTGAGACTCCAGGGCCGCGCCAAAGTTTATCTTTCGAGCCGCGCGATTTCGGCTGGCTTGATCGTATGTATCATCGTTCTCGTTGCAGCCTGCGCGCAGACGCCGCTGATCGGCGGCGGCAATGAAGCGCCGGACGCCGTCGATCGCGTTCGCGGCCTCGATCTGCAGCCGCGCTTTCCGAAATCGAGCGATACGGTTAACACCGGCGTCGGCGGCAATGACCGTCCGCAGCTCTACTATGGCAGCGCCGCGGACGGTGCCGCGCCTCCCCCTGGCGGAAGCGATAGCGCCGGCGCAGGATCCGGCGCTGGCGGCGGGGGCGTCGATCTCAACTTTGAAAATGCGCCGATCACCGCGGTGGCCAAGGTCATCCTCGGCGACGTGCTTGGCGTCGGCTATGCCGTCGACCCGCGCGTGCAGGGCACAATCACGCTGTCGTCGGGGCGGCCCGTGCCGAAATCGCGGCTGCTGTCCGTCCTCGAGAGCGCGCTGCGCACCAGCAACGCCGTCCTGGTGAATGACGCCGGCGGCTATCGCATCATTCCGGTCGACGACGCCGTCGGAAATGGAAGCGTCGATCGCGGCGGCTCCCGGCTCGAGCCGGGCTACGGTATGACCGTGGTTCCGGTCCAGCATGTTTCGGTCCAGACCATCAACAAGCTGCTCGAAGGCTTCGCCACGCGGCCCGGCGCGATCCGTGTCGATTCCGGGACGAATATGGTCATCATCGTCGGCACCGGGGTCGAGCGCCGCACCGCCGTCGACACGGTCCTCAGCTTCGACCAGGACTGGATGCGCGGCCAATCGGTCGGCATTTTTCCGGTGAAGAACACGACTCCCGAGCCGATCGTCGTCGAACTCGAGAAGATTCTCGACTCGGGCGAGGCCGGCCTCAGCCAGAACATGGTGAAGCTGCAGGCGATGAACCGCTCCAACGCCGTGCTCGTGGTGGCGCGCAAGCCCGAGCTTTTGCGCGCGGCGGCGACCTGGATCGCCCGTCTTGACGGATCGGCGACGGCAAGCACCGGCGTCAAGGTTTACCGCGTCCGCTACGGCGATGCGAAGCTGATCGCAAGACTGCTCAGCGACCTCTTCACCGGCGGCGGCGGCAGCAGCGACAGCGCCGCGAATTCGCTGGCGCCAGGGTCCGGCTCCTCTGTGTCCACCACCGACCGCCTGACGGGCGGAACCGCGTCTCTCGCCGCATCGGCGGGCGGAGGCGGATCGGCCGGTTCATCGCTTGGCGCCGGCTCTGGCTCCAGTAGTTCCTCGTCATCCCTTGGCGCTGGCGCAGGTTCATCGTCAGGCGCCGGTTCGCAGAGCCCGTTCGGCACGCTCGGCACCGCCGCGGGCGCCGCAGGCGGCGCCGATAGTTCGGCGGGGGGCGGCGCAGGCTCCAGCTCGGGAGGACTTGGCGGCGGCGGCGGCGGCAAAGGTCCCGTGCTGCTTCCGGGCGTCAGGATCATGGCCGACGCGGCCAATAATTCCGTCGTCATCTACGCCAATCAGGAAAGCTACCGGATCATCGAAAAAGCGCTGGAGCAGCTCGACCGGCCAAAGCTGCAGGTCGCGATTGACCTGACCATCGCCGAGGTGACGTTGAACGACACGCTGAACTATGGCGTGCAGTTTTTCCTCGGCAGCAGCAATCTCGGACTTGGCGCCAACAATGGCTTCGTCACCAATACGGCGGCGGGCGTGCCGCTGGCGCAGACGGGAGGCGTCGCCTCTGCCGCCGGCACATTGCCCGGCTTCAATCTCACCATCGGCAATGCGTTGAGCCCGCGCGCCATCATCAACGCGCTGCATCAATATACCGACGTCAAGGTGCTCTCCAATCCTTCGCTGGTCGTCGTCGACAATCAGGTCGCGACTCTGCAGGTGGGCGATGAAATCCCGATCCAGACCGGTTCGGCGACGGTGCTTTCGGCCAATAACGCCGTCGTCAACACGATCGACTATAAGAACACCGGCATCATCTTGCGCGTGCAGCCGCGCGTGAATTTCAATGGCAATGTCTCGCTCGACGTCGAGCAGGAGATCAGCAATCAGGCGGGAACGAGCGCGCTCGGACCGACCTTCTCGCAGCGCAAGGTCAAGAGTTCGATCCTCGTCGCCAGCGGGCAGACCGTGCTGCTCGCCGGGCTGATCAGCGATGGCGTCAATGGCACAAAGGCCGGCATTCCGGTCGCTGACCAGATTCCTGTCCTCGGCAATCTTTTCAACAATAGCTCAAACAGGCTGGTCAGCCGAACGGAACTCATCATCTTCATCCGGCCGCAGATCATCCGCGACGGCGTCGACGCCTCTTTCGTGGCCGAGGAGCTGCGCTCCAAGCTGCGCGGCAACAAGGTCGGCGACATCTATCCGACGGGCGCAGTGACGCCGATCCCGCTGCGGGCGCTGCAGCAATGA
- a CDS encoding tetratricopeptide repeat protein, with protein sequence MAVLANPASSSTERLGDPRRARFLRSAMAVCLFFAAAVPGRAQDRLQVGVAAARAHNYVKAAEIFLPLAASGDPRAQAFLGFMYQRGQGVPQNWVVSAAWYRCSANQGFANAQYELGLMYDKGHGVPQDYVLAYTWLNLAVAGAGPERDHWVVVRDAVLSKLTLLQRQTAQLLAFTQPPAQPCLPIETGL encoded by the coding sequence ATGGCCGTTTTAGCGAATCCTGCAAGTTCTTCGACGGAGCGGCTGGGGGACCCGCGGCGCGCCCGCTTCCTGCGCAGCGCGATGGCCGTTTGCCTCTTTTTCGCGGCCGCGGTCCCCGGCCGGGCGCAAGATCGCCTGCAGGTCGGCGTCGCGGCGGCGCGCGCCCATAATTACGTCAAGGCGGCGGAAATTTTTCTGCCCCTGGCGGCGTCCGGCGATCCGCGCGCCCAGGCCTTTCTCGGTTTTATGTATCAACGCGGCCAGGGCGTGCCGCAGAACTGGGTCGTCTCGGCGGCCTGGTATCGGTGCTCGGCCAATCAGGGCTTCGCCAATGCGCAATATGAACTCGGCCTGATGTACGATAAAGGCCACGGCGTTCCGCAGGATTATGTTCTTGCCTATACTTGGCTTAATCTTGCGGTCGCCGGCGCGGGGCCGGAACGCGATCATTGGGTCGTCGTGCGCGACGCCGTGCTGTCGAAACTGACCCTTTTGCAGCGGCAGACGGCGCAATTGCTCGCTTTTACGCAGCCTCCGGCGCAGCCTTGCCTGCCGATCGAGACGGGGCTTTGA